TCTTCCCTTATTCCGGATACGGAGATCAGCGCTCATCACAATCAGCACGGTGATGGTGTGAAATTCGTTGCCCTTTGGGTGGATGATGCTGCAAAGTCATACGAGGAAACCGTTAAAAGAGGCGCGGAACCTTTCCTGCAACCCATTACCGAAAAGGATGAGTTCGGACAGGTCGTTAAATCGGGAATTCACACTTACGGAGACACCGTCCACCTTTTCATTGAACGAAAAAATTACAACGGCCCTTTTCTTCCGGGATTTATTGCCTGGAACCCCGATTACAAAACTGAACCTACCGGTCTCAAGTATGTTGATCACATGGTCGGTAATGTGGACTGGGGACAAATGAACCTTTGGGCGGAGTTTTATGCCAAAGTCATGGGATTTACCCAA
This sequence is a window from Bacteroidota bacterium. Protein-coding genes within it:
- a CDS encoding VOC family protein, which translates into the protein MNDFLPINGTDFVEFYVGNAKQAAFYYQTAFGFQPLAYRGLETGDRIQTSFVLRQDKITFVFTSSLIPDTEISAHHNQHGDGVKFVALWVDDAAKSYEETVKRGAEPFLQPITEKDEFGQVVKSGIHTYGDTVHLFIERKNYNGPFLPGFIAWNPDYKTEPTGLKYVDHMVGNVDWGQMNLWAEFYAKVMGFTQ